A stretch of Vigna angularis cultivar LongXiaoDou No.4 chromosome 4, ASM1680809v1, whole genome shotgun sequence DNA encodes these proteins:
- the LOC108330812 gene encoding fatty acid amide hydrolase isoform X2: MFFRGLMDFLKREGVVYTPVKDVDLGSHSTEFYLQANVKAPRMTGLLVKIFTHLLECPILGTFLLLILKGNNLIHRLITNAEFQEPPLFVPLHDFEDIKEREVKCLDSSLPPPEKVHLALDCLPTSSQETLDGTNSSFSRWTIMDYAKAYRSGDITPSLVAERFIAAIDESTKPSLQMGFFIHYSVDDILRQAAESTHRYRRGEPISVLDGVPVAIKDEIDCLPYPTTGGTTWLHKERPCNDDACCVKRLRLCGAILVGKSNMHELGSGTSGINPHYGPARNPYDTSKIAGGSSSGSASLVSAGLCPVSLGVDGGGSVRMPASLCGVVGLKPTFARIPHDGVLPLNWTVGMVGILAGTVEDALIVYAAISGEIPYQKIFSVLTSINLPRLSLTKGISDIKLAKYGKWFDDCSNEVRICCSKTLLKLQDHYNWKIIDVTIPEIEAMRLAHYITIGSESSTALDSFKEKNFGELGWDVRVAQSIYGAFSGMEYLKAQKMRNRQLQFHKKIFAEADVIVSPTTGVTAYPIQDDAIQTGELDYVNGAALVRYSIAGNFLGLPAVTVPVGFDRLGLPIGLQFIGRPWSEATLIHLAFAVQAICMSEYKKPKVYYDLLRKKNDSNGM, encoded by the exons ATGTTTTTTAGA GGGCTAATGGATTTCTTGAAACGTGAGGGTGTGGTTTACACGCCCGTGAAGGATGTGGATTTAGGCTCCCATAGCACTGAATTCTACCTGCAAGCTAATGTCAAAG CTCCCCGCATGACTGGACTTTTGGTCAAGATTTTCACTCATCTATTGGAGTGTCCAATACTTGGAACCTTCCTACTGCTCATACTGAAGGGAAACAATCTTATTCACCGA CTTATCACAAATGCAGAGTTCCAAGAACCACCTCTCTTTGTTCCCTTGCATGATTTTGAAG acataaaagaaagagaagtcaAATGCTTAGACTCTTCTTTGCCTCCACCGGAGAAAGTTCATCTTGCACTAGATTGTTTGCCAACATCTTCACAGGAAACACTTGATGGAACAAATTCTTCGTTCTCCCGCTGGACAATAATGGATTATGCCAAAGCTTACCGCTCAGGGGACATAACACCAAGCTTG GTTGCTGAACGGTTTATTGCGGCTATTGATGAATCCACAAAACCCTCTCTCCAGATGGGATTCTTTATTCACTATAGTGTTGATGATATTCTTAGACAAGCTGCTGAATCAACTCATCGATATCGAAGAG GGGAACCGATTTCAGTGTTAGACGGAGTTCCTGTTGCTATCAAGGATGAGATAGACTGTTTGCCATATCCAACAACAG GAGGTACAACGTGGCTGCACAAAGAAAGGCCGTGTAACGATGATGCTTGCTGCGTTAAGCGTTTAAGGTTATGTGGCGCCATACTTGTTGGGAAAAGCAATATGCATGAGCTTGGGTCTGGAACCAGTGGGATAAATCCACATTATGG GCCTGCTAGAAACCCATATGATACCAGTAAGATTGCAGGGGGTTCTTCTAGTGGATCTGCTTCTCTGGTGTCTGCTGGACTGTGTCCTGTTTCCCTTGGTGTTGATGGGGGAG GATCTGTAAGGATGCCAGCATCTCTTTGCGGTGTTGTTGGTCTAAAACCAACTTTTGCACGTATACCACATGATGG AGTTCTTCCCCTGAATTGGACAGTTGGAATGGTTGGAATACTAGCAGGCACAGTTGAGGATGCATTGATTGT TTATGCAGCTATCAGTGGTGAAATTCCATATCAGAAGATTTTCAGTGTATTG ACCAGCATAAATCTTCCACGACTGAGTTTGACAAAAGGCATATCTGACATCAAATTAGCAAAATACGGCAAG TGGTTTGATGATTGCAGCAATGAAGTCAGAATATGCTGCTCCAAAACTTTGCTCAAGCTTCAGGATCATTACAATTGGAAG ATCATAGACGTGACCATACCAGAGATAGAAGCAATGCGCCTGGCTCACTATATAACAATCGGATCTGAGTCTTCCACTGCACTTGATTCATTTAAAGAAAA GAATTTTGGAGAATTAGGATGGGATGTAAGAGTAGCACAAAGCATCTATGGTGCTTTCAGCGGCATGGAATATCTTAAAGCTCAGAAAATGAG GAATCGCCAACTTCAATTTCACAAGAAAATATTTGCCGAGGCAGATGTCATTGTCTCACCAACAACTGG TGTGACTGCATATCCAATTCAAGATGATGCTATTCAGACAGGTGAACTTGACTACGTGAATGGAG CTGCACTTGTTCGTTATTCCATAGCAGGAAATTTTCTGGGACTTCCTGCTGTCACTGTTCCG GTTGGATTTGACAGATTAGGTTTGCCTATTGGACTCCAGTTTATTGGAAGGCCTTGGTCTGAAGCCACACTCATTCATTTGGCATTTGCAGTGCAG GCTATATGCATGTCAGAGTACAAAAAGCCGAAGGTTTACTATGATCTGCTGCGAAAGAAGAATGATAGCAATGGCATGTAG
- the LOC108331982 gene encoding filament-like plant protein 3 isoform X1, translating into MDRRSWLWRRKSSEKSPGETESSGSMSSHSERFYDDQVTPNECLPPEVMCEEGAPNNEEVTDVKTLTEKLSAALLNSSAQEDLVKQHAKVAEEAVSGWEKAENEVLILKQQLDAAKQKNSVLEDQISYLNGALKECMRELRQAKDEQEQKIHESVSNNSCGLESKRPDHEWEAVDPAASFVPSDLHRRLEDMERENSSLKVELQSRLEELEFRTIERDLSTQDAETGSKQHLASIKKVAKLEAECRRLKAVTRKPFSANDHRSLAASSVYVESFTDSMSDIEERQLVLESDIPKLGGWDMNEAESNRYGSCSSAVTTELDQFKNENSAGKNHTVFSTDINLMDDFLEMERLAALPDTESVSSFPVVNPASDQLSVVKKLENADMEGMVQKNVALEKKLEKMEAEKLVLEMDLTECQKQLEASLSRINEVELEVVELQTKLALANKSNEEAYEKLKATQEKKKIAESKLTAAHTEAEELVSKICSLEEEIEKERVLSAKNLAKCEKLEDELLRIKHEAQLQQNTEILSGEGVNSELKQEKELALAATKFAECRKTIESLGLQLKSLATLEDFLLDSESSMDFEVTPGPQNGDEQLKNLPSNLSLIKRDSEPSVSLNQLSSITHEKTHNGFGRFNSRSKSVSKTRGH; encoded by the exons ATGGACCGGAGGAGTTGGTTATGGCGCAGGAAGTCATCTGAGAAAAGTCCAGGTGAAACTGAGAGTTCTGGCTCAATGTCATCTCATTCAGAAAGATTCTATGATGATCAG GTAACACCAAATGAATGTTTACCTCCCGAAGTCATGTGTGAGGAGGGTGCACCAAATAATGAAGAAGTTACTGATGTGAAGACTCTAACAGAAAAGTTATCTGCTGCTCTCTTAAACTCTAGTGCCCAAGAAGACTTGGTAAAGCAGCATGCTAAGGTTGCTGAAGAAGCTGTCTCAG GCTGGGAGAAGGCTGAAAATGAAGTATTGATTTTAAAACAACAACTTGATgctgcaaaacaaaaaaattcagtTCTTGAAGACCAAATTAGTTATCTTAATGGGGCACTGAAGGAGTGTATGAGGGAGCTTCGACAAGCTAAAGACGAACAAGAGCAAAAGATTCATGAATCTGTATCAAATAACTCTTGTGGCTTGGAATCCAAAAGACCTGATCATGAGTGGGAAGCTGTTGATCCTGCTGCTTCATTTGTTCCCTCTGATCTTCACAGGAGGCTTGAGGATATGGAGAGAGAGAATTCAAGTCTTAAAGTAGAGCTACAATCTCGACTTGAGGAACTAGAGTTCAGGACCATAGAAAGGGATTTGAGTACTCAGGATGCTGAAACAGGAAGCAAGCAACATTTGGCAAGTATAAAGAAGGTGGCTAAGCTAGAAGCTGAGTGCCGGAGACTGAAAGCTGTGACACGCAAACCATTCTCTGCTAATGATCACAGGTCTTTAGCTGCTTCCTCAGTTTATGTAGAGTCATTTACTGATAGCATGTCAGATATTGAAGAGAGGCAACTAGTACTTGAAAGTGATATTCCGAAATTGGGAGGCTGGGATATGAATGAAGCTGAATCAAACCGCTATGGCTCATGCTCATCAGCTGTAACTACAGAACTTGATCAATTTAAGAATGAAAACAGTGCCGGAAAAAATCATACGGTCTTTTCAACTGACATCAATCTGATGGATGATTTCCTTGAAATGGAGAGGCTTGCTGCATTGCCAGATACTGAAAGTGTTAGTAGCTTTCCTGTGGTAAATCCTGCATCTGACCAACTCAGTGTTGTAAAGAAACTAGAAAATGCTGATATGGAAGGTATGGTTCAAAAGAATGTTGCATTGGAAAAGAAACTAGAGAAAATGGAGGCAGAGAAACTTGTGCTAGAGATGGATCTAACTGAGTGCCAAAAGCAGCTTGAAGCATCATTGAGCAGAATAAACGAAGTGGAGTTAGAGGTAGTAGAGCTTCAAACTAAGTTAGCTCTTGCAAACAAATCAAATGAAGAAGCATATGAAAAACTAAAAGCAActcaggaaaagaaaaagatagctGAGTCTAAACTCACAGCTGCACACACCGAAGCAGAAGAATTGGTCTCAAAAATCTGTTCATTAGAAGAAGAGATTGAGAAAGAGCGAGTTCTGTCAGCAAAGAATTTGGCCAAATGTGAGAAGTTGGAGGATGAGCTCCTGCGAATCAAGCATGAAGCTCAACTCCAGCAAAACACTGAGATTCTGTCCGGAGAAGGTGTTAATAGTGAGCTAAAGCAG GAGAAGGAACTAGCATTGGCTGCTACTAAATTTGCTGAATGCCGAAAAACCATTGAATCTCTTGGACTGCAGTTGAAGTCCCTTGCAACATTGGAAGACTTTCTACTTGATTCAGAGAGCTCTATGGATTTTGAAGTTACACCAGGTCCTCAAAATGGTGATGAGCAGTTGAAGAACTTACCTAGTAATTTGAGTTTGATCAAAAGAGATTCTGAACCATCAGTTTCTCTAAACCAATTATCATCTATAACCCATGAAAAAACCCATAATGGTTTTGGTAGGTTCAACTCTAGAAGCAAAAGTGTAAGTAAAACAAGAGGTCACTGA
- the LOC108330812 gene encoding fatty acid amide hydrolase isoform X1, producing MTVIKGLMDFLKREGVVYTPVKDVDLGSHSTEFYLQANVKAPRMTGLLVKIFTHLLECPILGTFLLLILKGNNLIHRLITNAEFQEPPLFVPLHDFEDIKEREVKCLDSSLPPPEKVHLALDCLPTSSQETLDGTNSSFSRWTIMDYAKAYRSGDITPSLVAERFIAAIDESTKPSLQMGFFIHYSVDDILRQAAESTHRYRRGEPISVLDGVPVAIKDEIDCLPYPTTGGTTWLHKERPCNDDACCVKRLRLCGAILVGKSNMHELGSGTSGINPHYGPARNPYDTSKIAGGSSSGSASLVSAGLCPVSLGVDGGGSVRMPASLCGVVGLKPTFARIPHDGVLPLNWTVGMVGILAGTVEDALIVYAAISGEIPYQKIFSVLTSINLPRLSLTKGISDIKLAKYGKWFDDCSNEVRICCSKTLLKLQDHYNWKIIDVTIPEIEAMRLAHYITIGSESSTALDSFKEKNFGELGWDVRVAQSIYGAFSGMEYLKAQKMRNRQLQFHKKIFAEADVIVSPTTGVTAYPIQDDAIQTGELDYVNGAALVRYSIAGNFLGLPAVTVPVGFDRLGLPIGLQFIGRPWSEATLIHLAFAVQAICMSEYKKPKVYYDLLRKKNDSNGM from the exons ATGACAGTTATAAAA GGGCTAATGGATTTCTTGAAACGTGAGGGTGTGGTTTACACGCCCGTGAAGGATGTGGATTTAGGCTCCCATAGCACTGAATTCTACCTGCAAGCTAATGTCAAAG CTCCCCGCATGACTGGACTTTTGGTCAAGATTTTCACTCATCTATTGGAGTGTCCAATACTTGGAACCTTCCTACTGCTCATACTGAAGGGAAACAATCTTATTCACCGA CTTATCACAAATGCAGAGTTCCAAGAACCACCTCTCTTTGTTCCCTTGCATGATTTTGAAG acataaaagaaagagaagtcaAATGCTTAGACTCTTCTTTGCCTCCACCGGAGAAAGTTCATCTTGCACTAGATTGTTTGCCAACATCTTCACAGGAAACACTTGATGGAACAAATTCTTCGTTCTCCCGCTGGACAATAATGGATTATGCCAAAGCTTACCGCTCAGGGGACATAACACCAAGCTTG GTTGCTGAACGGTTTATTGCGGCTATTGATGAATCCACAAAACCCTCTCTCCAGATGGGATTCTTTATTCACTATAGTGTTGATGATATTCTTAGACAAGCTGCTGAATCAACTCATCGATATCGAAGAG GGGAACCGATTTCAGTGTTAGACGGAGTTCCTGTTGCTATCAAGGATGAGATAGACTGTTTGCCATATCCAACAACAG GAGGTACAACGTGGCTGCACAAAGAAAGGCCGTGTAACGATGATGCTTGCTGCGTTAAGCGTTTAAGGTTATGTGGCGCCATACTTGTTGGGAAAAGCAATATGCATGAGCTTGGGTCTGGAACCAGTGGGATAAATCCACATTATGG GCCTGCTAGAAACCCATATGATACCAGTAAGATTGCAGGGGGTTCTTCTAGTGGATCTGCTTCTCTGGTGTCTGCTGGACTGTGTCCTGTTTCCCTTGGTGTTGATGGGGGAG GATCTGTAAGGATGCCAGCATCTCTTTGCGGTGTTGTTGGTCTAAAACCAACTTTTGCACGTATACCACATGATGG AGTTCTTCCCCTGAATTGGACAGTTGGAATGGTTGGAATACTAGCAGGCACAGTTGAGGATGCATTGATTGT TTATGCAGCTATCAGTGGTGAAATTCCATATCAGAAGATTTTCAGTGTATTG ACCAGCATAAATCTTCCACGACTGAGTTTGACAAAAGGCATATCTGACATCAAATTAGCAAAATACGGCAAG TGGTTTGATGATTGCAGCAATGAAGTCAGAATATGCTGCTCCAAAACTTTGCTCAAGCTTCAGGATCATTACAATTGGAAG ATCATAGACGTGACCATACCAGAGATAGAAGCAATGCGCCTGGCTCACTATATAACAATCGGATCTGAGTCTTCCACTGCACTTGATTCATTTAAAGAAAA GAATTTTGGAGAATTAGGATGGGATGTAAGAGTAGCACAAAGCATCTATGGTGCTTTCAGCGGCATGGAATATCTTAAAGCTCAGAAAATGAG GAATCGCCAACTTCAATTTCACAAGAAAATATTTGCCGAGGCAGATGTCATTGTCTCACCAACAACTGG TGTGACTGCATATCCAATTCAAGATGATGCTATTCAGACAGGTGAACTTGACTACGTGAATGGAG CTGCACTTGTTCGTTATTCCATAGCAGGAAATTTTCTGGGACTTCCTGCTGTCACTGTTCCG GTTGGATTTGACAGATTAGGTTTGCCTATTGGACTCCAGTTTATTGGAAGGCCTTGGTCTGAAGCCACACTCATTCATTTGGCATTTGCAGTGCAG GCTATATGCATGTCAGAGTACAAAAAGCCGAAGGTTTACTATGATCTGCTGCGAAAGAAGAATGATAGCAATGGCATGTAG
- the LOC108331982 gene encoding filament-like plant protein 3 isoform X2 — protein sequence MDRRSWLWRRKSSEKSPGETESSGSMSSHSERFYDDQVTPNECLPPEVMCEEGAPNNEEVTDVKTLTEKLSAALLNSSAQEDLVKQHAKVAEEAVSGWEKAENEVLILKQQLDAAKQKNSVLEDQISYLNGALKECMRELRQAKDEQEQKIHESVSNNSCGLESKRPDHEWEAVDPAASFVPSDLHRRLEDMERENSSLKVELQSRLEELEFRTIERDLSTQDAETGSKQHLASIKKVAKLEAECRRLKAVTRKPFSANDHRSLAASSVYVESFTDSMSDIEERQLVLESDIPKLGGWDMNEAESNRYGSCSSAVTTELDQFKNENSAGKNHTVFSTDINLMDDFLEMERLAALPDTESVSSFPVVNPASDQLSVVKKLENADMEGMVQKNVALEKKLEKMEAEKLVLEMDLTECQKQLEASLSRINEVELEVVELQTKLALANKSNEEAYEKLKATQEKKKIAESKLTAAHTEAEELVSKICSLEEEIEKERVLSAKNLAKCEKLEDELLRIKHEAQLQQNTEILSGEGVNSELKQAKITEDQLELHLITS from the exons ATGGACCGGAGGAGTTGGTTATGGCGCAGGAAGTCATCTGAGAAAAGTCCAGGTGAAACTGAGAGTTCTGGCTCAATGTCATCTCATTCAGAAAGATTCTATGATGATCAG GTAACACCAAATGAATGTTTACCTCCCGAAGTCATGTGTGAGGAGGGTGCACCAAATAATGAAGAAGTTACTGATGTGAAGACTCTAACAGAAAAGTTATCTGCTGCTCTCTTAAACTCTAGTGCCCAAGAAGACTTGGTAAAGCAGCATGCTAAGGTTGCTGAAGAAGCTGTCTCAG GCTGGGAGAAGGCTGAAAATGAAGTATTGATTTTAAAACAACAACTTGATgctgcaaaacaaaaaaattcagtTCTTGAAGACCAAATTAGTTATCTTAATGGGGCACTGAAGGAGTGTATGAGGGAGCTTCGACAAGCTAAAGACGAACAAGAGCAAAAGATTCATGAATCTGTATCAAATAACTCTTGTGGCTTGGAATCCAAAAGACCTGATCATGAGTGGGAAGCTGTTGATCCTGCTGCTTCATTTGTTCCCTCTGATCTTCACAGGAGGCTTGAGGATATGGAGAGAGAGAATTCAAGTCTTAAAGTAGAGCTACAATCTCGACTTGAGGAACTAGAGTTCAGGACCATAGAAAGGGATTTGAGTACTCAGGATGCTGAAACAGGAAGCAAGCAACATTTGGCAAGTATAAAGAAGGTGGCTAAGCTAGAAGCTGAGTGCCGGAGACTGAAAGCTGTGACACGCAAACCATTCTCTGCTAATGATCACAGGTCTTTAGCTGCTTCCTCAGTTTATGTAGAGTCATTTACTGATAGCATGTCAGATATTGAAGAGAGGCAACTAGTACTTGAAAGTGATATTCCGAAATTGGGAGGCTGGGATATGAATGAAGCTGAATCAAACCGCTATGGCTCATGCTCATCAGCTGTAACTACAGAACTTGATCAATTTAAGAATGAAAACAGTGCCGGAAAAAATCATACGGTCTTTTCAACTGACATCAATCTGATGGATGATTTCCTTGAAATGGAGAGGCTTGCTGCATTGCCAGATACTGAAAGTGTTAGTAGCTTTCCTGTGGTAAATCCTGCATCTGACCAACTCAGTGTTGTAAAGAAACTAGAAAATGCTGATATGGAAGGTATGGTTCAAAAGAATGTTGCATTGGAAAAGAAACTAGAGAAAATGGAGGCAGAGAAACTTGTGCTAGAGATGGATCTAACTGAGTGCCAAAAGCAGCTTGAAGCATCATTGAGCAGAATAAACGAAGTGGAGTTAGAGGTAGTAGAGCTTCAAACTAAGTTAGCTCTTGCAAACAAATCAAATGAAGAAGCATATGAAAAACTAAAAGCAActcaggaaaagaaaaagatagctGAGTCTAAACTCACAGCTGCACACACCGAAGCAGAAGAATTGGTCTCAAAAATCTGTTCATTAGAAGAAGAGATTGAGAAAGAGCGAGTTCTGTCAGCAAAGAATTTGGCCAAATGTGAGAAGTTGGAGGATGAGCTCCTGCGAATCAAGCATGAAGCTCAACTCCAGCAAAACACTGAGATTCTGTCCGGAGAAGGTGTTAATAGTGAGCTAAAGCAG GCTAAAATTACAGAAGATCAGTTGGAATTGCATTTGATTACTAGCTAA
- the LOC108329876 gene encoding ubiquitin-conjugating enzyme E2 27 yields MIDFARVQKELVECSKDSEGSGIKVSQKSDDLVQLMGTIPGPVGTPYDGGTFQIDITLPEGYPFEPPKMQFKTKVWHPNISSQSGAICLDILKDQWSPALTLKTALLSVQALLSAPQPDDPQDAVVAKQYLENYQTFVSTARYWTESFAKASTRGIEDRVQKFVEMGFPEAQVRNILEAVGGDENLALERLLQHQV; encoded by the exons ATGATAGACTTTGCGCGCGTGCAGAAGGAGCTGGTGGAATGCAGCAAGGACTCAGAGGGATCGGGCATCAAAGTGAGTCAGAAAAGTGACGATCTTGTTCAGTTAATGGGCACCATTCCGGGTCCTGTTGGAACTCCCTACGATGGAGGCACTTTTCAGATTGATATCACATTGCCAG AGGGATACCCGTTTGAACCCCCCAAGATGCAGTTCAAGACCAAAGTTTG GCACCCTAATATCAGCAGCCAAAGTGGAGCTATTTGCCTGGACATCTTGAAAGACCAGTGGAGCCCGGCACTCACTCTGAAGACTGCACTTCTTTCGGTGCAAGCACTTCTCTCTGCCCCTCAGCCCGATGATCCTCAAGATGCTGTGGTAGCGAAGCAA TATCTTGAAAACTATCAGACATTTGTTAGCACTGCCCGCTACTGGACTGAAAGTTTTGCCAAGGCATCAACACGTGGGATTGAAGACAGG GTACAGAAATTTGTTGAGATGGGATTTCCAGAAGCTCAAGTAAGGAACATTCTGGAAGCTGTTGGTGGTGATGAAAACTTGGCTCTGGAAAGGTTGCTGCAGCACCAAGTTTGA